Proteins encoded by one window of Culicoides brevitarsis isolate CSIRO-B50_1 chromosome 2, AGI_CSIRO_Cbre_v1, whole genome shotgun sequence:
- the LOC134829938 gene encoding protein takeout-like isoform X2, translated as MSPSVIERCSRKDPNPRDCIRASVEKLRTNLATGNWGDDFKVPKLEPLLLDGIYMDRGKDFKANFTDISVNGPGKWILEDIKVADLEKLTFDFILTLPKLEFTSKYSLNVRLAIVDIKGKGNTKGYFKNSRARVRVRGYVEPKDGKNYVRFRRIQVRINIPEAKFYLENLFNGDEVLGQLGNRVINENSQIFLADLVPGLENSLSEKFTDIINNVLRDATVEDMFPPEL; from the exons CAAGTGTAATTGAACGATGTTCACGAAAAGACCCCAATCCACGTGATTGTATTCGAGCATCCGTTGAAAAGCTACGCACCAATTTAGCTACAGGAAATTGGGGTGATGATTTCAAAGTGCCAAAACTTGAGCCACTGCTGCTGGACGGAATTTACATGGACCGGGGAAAAGACTTTAAAGCCAACTTCACCGATATCAGTGTTAATGGTCCAGGAAAATGGATTTTAGAGGATATCAA AGTGGCtgaccttgaaaaattaaccttTGATTTTATCCTAACTCTGCCAAAGCTGGAATTCACGTCAAAATATTCACTGAATGTTCGTTTGGCGATCGTTGACATCAAAGGAAAAGGAAACACAAAAGGATATTTCA aaaactCTCGCGCTCGTGTACGTGTTCGTGGCTACGTCGAACCTAAGGATGGCAAAAATTATGTTCGATTCCGTCGGATTCAAGTTCGTATCAATATTCCAGAAGCTAAATTTTAtctcgaaaatttattcaatggtGACGAAGTGTTGGGACAACTTGGAAATCGCGTCATTAATGAAAactctcaaatatttttggcgGATCTTGTGCCCGGATTAGAGAATAGTTTGTCAGAAAAGTTTACAGATATTATTAACAATGTCCTTCGAGATGCAACCGTCGAGGATATGTTCCCACCAGAATTGTAA
- the LOC134829938 gene encoding protein takeout-like isoform X1: protein MYFKLNNFLILLVLVNLGFSYAKLPSVIERCSRKDPNPRDCIRASVEKLRTNLATGNWGDDFKVPKLEPLLLDGIYMDRGKDFKANFTDISVNGPGKWILEDIKVADLEKLTFDFILTLPKLEFTSKYSLNVRLAIVDIKGKGNTKGYFKNSRARVRVRGYVEPKDGKNYVRFRRIQVRINIPEAKFYLENLFNGDEVLGQLGNRVINENSQIFLADLVPGLENSLSEKFTDIINNVLRDATVEDMFPPEL, encoded by the exons atgtattttaagttaaataattttctgatacTATtagttttagttaatttaGGATTTTCTTATGCTAAGCTAC CAAGTGTAATTGAACGATGTTCACGAAAAGACCCCAATCCACGTGATTGTATTCGAGCATCCGTTGAAAAGCTACGCACCAATTTAGCTACAGGAAATTGGGGTGATGATTTCAAAGTGCCAAAACTTGAGCCACTGCTGCTGGACGGAATTTACATGGACCGGGGAAAAGACTTTAAAGCCAACTTCACCGATATCAGTGTTAATGGTCCAGGAAAATGGATTTTAGAGGATATCAA AGTGGCtgaccttgaaaaattaaccttTGATTTTATCCTAACTCTGCCAAAGCTGGAATTCACGTCAAAATATTCACTGAATGTTCGTTTGGCGATCGTTGACATCAAAGGAAAAGGAAACACAAAAGGATATTTCA aaaactCTCGCGCTCGTGTACGTGTTCGTGGCTACGTCGAACCTAAGGATGGCAAAAATTATGTTCGATTCCGTCGGATTCAAGTTCGTATCAATATTCCAGAAGCTAAATTTTAtctcgaaaatttattcaatggtGACGAAGTGTTGGGACAACTTGGAAATCGCGTCATTAATGAAAactctcaaatatttttggcgGATCTTGTGCCCGGATTAGAGAATAGTTTGTCAGAAAAGTTTACAGATATTATTAACAATGTCCTTCGAGATGCAACCGTCGAGGATATGTTCCCACCAGAATTGTAA